The region GATACGGCTACGGCTAACGTCTCCTACATTTTCTGCTTATCTTTTTCCTTTCTGGGTAACTTGCCAAGTCGTGTATCTTTTTCCTTTCTGGGTAACTTGCCAAGTCGTGACGTGAACAGGGTTCTGTTTAGATCTACACCAAGTCAAGCTTTCAGCCCGGATTCAACTCTTCCTGCTTTACCCCATTGCCATTCGGCTTTAGCGCTGCCGAAAGATTCCAAAGACAGAAGTAAAGCCATGGAGAAAAGTATTCCCTCCGACAGGACCAATTTCTCCATTACAGAAAAAACCACTGAGAGGAACGCCTGGGAAGTAGTTCGTGAATAGCTGCGAGTCAAAATCGGACTGTCCATACAGCCCCTCCCCTCGTCCTGTGCAAGAAAACATTAAGGCACCGATCGCCGTGCTACTACTGTTGGGGTTGTTGACTTGGTAGCGTCGCAACATTGCTTCCAAATCTTCGGCTGAAGTTTTGGCATCCCGTAGGTGAAACTGGATACGTTGTCCTGGACGAATGCGATCGCCAATTGCGATCGCCCCCACGCGAGGATCAACCCCAATTAACTGACGAATCAGAAAATCGCCCTGTTCTAACGTCTGCTTAAATTCACTTTGAGCCACCCCCACAAATAGGGAATGTTGTGCAAGCAATCGGTCTTCCTCGCTTAAATTTTGAATCAGGTCTTGCAGCATTTCCAATGGGGTTCCCTTCTGAGACACCGCGGCTCCGCCAGCAAACGAGTTAGAGGTCACTTCACCCTGAGCTTCTAGTGCCAGCATAATATTCCGCTCACCCTCTGAAACCAGGAACGGCTGACCAATAGGACGACAACCCTGCGCCACAATCGCATCCAGCACAATATTCCCCATCAGCGCCACCCCAACGGTGCCCTCCCGATGCAGTTGGTAATTGCAGAATAACGCCCCTGCATTACTACCAAACCCCCCGCTGGATAAACCTCCCACTTTCGCCGAACCAGGATAGGCAAAATCTAACCCTTGGAGCAGATCATTAATCCGACCAAATGCAGGCTCTGCGAGAAGCACAAATTGGGGCTGTTGTGTTGGAGCAACCCCAACTAAATCAACCCAGGTATCAGGAGAACTGTCTAAGTCCGGGAGTGATTCCGGTGGAAGATGAAATGGATGCACCAAAACCCCAGGTAAGTGTGCCAGTGTTAGTGAAAGGGCAGGCTCCCCTTCAATTTCACGAGCACGACTGTAATTTCCCATACCAATAACGCCAGCCCCTCCACAACCAATCATTGGCACGTTGGGCAATTTCTCCTGGAGCAATGGCATGAGTCGGGGATATTCACTGGTAAACGCAGAGGAAATGAAGATCAGCCCTAGATCTGCTGAATGCTGAAGTACTGCCAGAGTCCGCTCAACAACCTCAGCGATCGCCGACTCTAGGGATGGACGAGTTGACAATGCGCTAACCCAACGCATTGAGCTATCTATTGGTGCAGCCATCAATGTCTCTCCCTGTCAAGCAATTTCACATCAAGTACTGAATTAGGTAGAGGTAACTTAGACAACTCTTTAACACTCTGCGCCGTTAAAGAGAGTGTACGTCATAGAGCAGACCATATTCACCACTCAGTCATGACAAATGTTGCTCCGGCATGTTTCACTCAAACCGCAGCAAGCAAAAATTCACAATATGTTACAAAAGTAGGACTGCACACCTTGGAAGTAAGTATTTAAGCCTATTTGAAGGCAATGAGTAGGCTGCCTCTTTAGTGCTGAACGACATTAGAAGGGAGCTTCAGCCTGTGCCTTAGCTTCCTCAAAGGCGTGACTTCGCGACAGACTGGTATTAAAATATGTAACATAAGTTGCGACACAGGCTTGTGCTATCGAACTAGCAGCAAACCTTAAATCATTTGGCTTGAGCAACTCTTCTAGCGATGACCTCCTGTATCAAGTTATTGATACCCTATGGCACTTGTCTGTTCCGCCGGAGAAGCGCCACAAAGTGCTAGAGGCTTGTTCCGAAGCCCCTTGATATTCACGAACACGTTGACTGGGACGAAAAATACATGAGTGATATTAAGCAGAAAATTGAAGAAGAACTGCAGGAAGCACGTGCAGTTTGTGACATTAAAGGCAGCGACTCTCCTGAGTGTGCTGCGGCCTGGGATGCAGTAGAAGAGTTGCAGGCTGAAGCTTCTCATCAACGTCAGGTTAAGCCCAAAAACTCATTTGAACAGTACTGTGACGATAATCCAGAAGCGGCTGAATGCCGTATTTACGATGATTGAGGCAGCCCAACGTTTTAGCTTTTAGGTTTCTAGTTCATTAGGTACTTACAGGTTCTTGATTAATAAGTAGCTTGAATGCTAAACGGCTTCAGCTACTTAATTTTTTGCGATAATGTATCGCTGTTGTTTGCGTCATGTTTATGCCAAGCCTACCCTGGTTGCCGTCCTTTGTTTGGACTGACTACCGCCTTGCTGTACTGTTGATGGTACTTTCTCCGCTGGCGTTGCTGATCCAGGCTTTTGTTCAGAAAAACAACGCGATCCAGCATCTGCTGGCAATTTATTGGCGGGTTGCCAGTTTACTGCTTATCACAGTGTATTTGTTTGTAGGTGCTTATCCCATTGGTTTTATCTCTGGTTGGTTTGCTCGCATCTTGATTCCACTGTCCCTTTGGTTCTGGGTGGATTTGAATGAAGAGATCACCGAGCAGCCAACTAATCAGCTAAAGCTGATGTTTACGTCATGGCGGTGGGCAGTCTCTGTGTATTCTGTGCTCGGAGCGATCGCTCAAACTCCCTGGCTACAGTGTGCTTTCTTGCCATCTCAGCAGATGGTTGCAAATCAAGTGTGCCGTCTTTGGTTAGAACCTCCATGGGCGTTTCGCGAGGTGTTTAATGCAGGGATGAAACCCTATACACTAGGGTTGCTTGCGATGTTGGCATTAGGTGCATACGTACTGTGTTTAGGATATTTTGTTTTTTTCCGCTTAGGTAAACAGGGACGTTCTGCGATCGGGCCGTGAATCAACTTTTTCGATTAGAACGATACACATTGAAACGCCTTGAAGAAGTGTTGCTTGTGACGGCTGAAGTGAACGGAGAGATTGATCAAGTCCTGATCTTTAAAGGGTTTTCTAGTTCGCTCATGCACCCAACGGCATTCGATCCGGATATCCCTGTGTTACCTGAGAATGCAGTCATCATTCAGATTGATCGCCTGGAAAGTCCTTATACACCTGACTCTCCACGCTATATTCAGCAAAAATTGACCTGGGAAACCATGGAACCCCTACTTACTCAGGTTGGAGTTTAGTCGAAGTTGAAAAAGTATCTCTTTCGCCAGACAAAGACAATAATCTGGCGAAAGGTAGCTTCTCCAACTTTATCTATGTTCGTAGAACATAAAGATTCGAACAAGGACGAGAAAGAATTGACAACCTGATCAGAAATCTTGCTCTAATTTTTGTTGAATTGATTTTCCTTGAGTGTAAGCAGGAACAGTGTTCTATGTAACAGATGCGTTAATAGCCGCCATACAACTCAATCGCTATTGGTTGAGGAATTGGCTCGTAGGTTTTCAACGGATGGACACGTAAAAAGTAAAGAAGCAGATTTTCAGGTCTTTTTGCAAAAAAGACATCTTTTTTTATAGAAAGTGCTATCTTCCTGTGTGTGAGATGTGTGGAGTGAGATATGGTTTCATCCCCAGTGAGAACCCAGGAGCTTAGTAACCTGGAGTCTACCAGCGTCGTTCAGGCAAAGTTCGGCGATCGCATTGAGGCACGGTATAGTCAAAGTTCATCTTCCCAATCTGGAACATTTGTTGGAGATGCGCTGAAGTCAGCTCCCAAGTGGGGAGCACTATCCCTACCAGACAGCCGCTTGTTTGGCACTGATGGAATTCGGGGAAGGGCAGGTGAGTTGTTGACAGCTCCCCTGGCAATGCAGGTTGGTTTTTGGGCGGGTAAAGTTTTGCAATCTGATTCTCAGCGATCAGGCTCTATTGTGATTGGGCAAGACTCTCGCAATTCCAGCAGTATGCTGGCAATGGCTTTATCAGCTGGGTTGACGGCATCAGGCTTGGAAGTCTGGGATTTGGGTTTATGCCCAACTCCGAGCGTAGCCCATCTCACCAACACTACAGAAGCGATTGGTGGAGTGATGATCTCAGCAAGCCATAACCCACCTGAAGACAATGGGATCAAATTCTTTGGTGCAGATGGCAGCAAGTTAGCGTTAGCACTCCAGGAGCAAATCGAAGCTGCTTTGCGAGGGCAATGGCATTTACCCGATCCGTTTGTTATGACAGCTTGGGGACAGCACTACTATCGTCCTGAGTTGTTGAGAGATTATCAAGCATCATTACAAGAGTCGTTGGTATGCCCTCAAACGGGTGAGCAGCCTCTAGCAGGCTTACGAGTTGTGTTGGATTTAGCCTGGGGAGCGGCTGTGGAGTTGGCTCCTCTCATGTTCAAATCATTGGGTGCAGAGGTTATTTGCTTAAACGATCGCGCGGATGGCGATCGCATCAACGTGAACTGTGGCTCTACTCATCTGGGACAACTTCAAGCTGCCGTGCAGGCGCATCAAGCAGATCTTGGGTTTGCCTTTGACGGGGATGCTGATCGTGTATTAGCAGTCGATGCTTGGGGGCGCTCTGTGGATGGAGATTATATTCTGTATCTCTGGGGAAATGCACTGCGCCAACAAAACAAACTGCCTAGAAATGCGATCGTTGCAACAGTCATGTCCAACCTTGGCTTTGAACGGGCGTGGAAACGGCAGGGTGGGATCTTCATCCGAGCAGCCGTCGGCGATCAATACGTCCACGCCGAGATGTTGCGGAATGGGGCAATGCTGGGCGGCGAACAATCGGGGCACGTCCTCTGCCGTCACTACGGAGTCAGTGGAGACGGATTGTTAACAGCACTGCATCTAGCAGCTTTAACTCGTCAATCGGGCGGTTC is a window of Leptolyngbyaceae cyanobacterium JSC-12 DNA encoding:
- a CDS encoding hypothetical protein (IMG reference gene:2510095665~PFAM: FIST C domain; FIST N domain); amino-acid sequence: MAAPIDSSMRWVSALSTRPSLESAIAEVVERTLAVLQHSADLGLIFISSAFTSEYPRLMPLLQEKLPNVPMIGCGGAGVIGMGNYSRAREIEGEPALSLTLAHLPGVLVHPFHLPPESLPDLDSSPDTWVDLVGVAPTQQPQFVLLAEPAFGRINDLLQGLDFAYPGSAKVGGLSSGGFGSNAGALFCNYQLHREGTVGVALMGNIVLDAIVAQGCRPIGQPFLVSEGERNIMLALEAQGEVTSNSFAGGAAVSQKGTPLEMLQDLIQNLSEEDRLLAQHSLFVGVAQSEFKQTLEQGDFLIRQLIGVDPRVGAIAIGDRIRPGQRIQFHLRDAKTSAEDLEAMLRRYQVNNPNSSSTAIGALMFSCTGRGEGLYGQSDFDSQLFTNYFPGVPLSGFFCNGEIGPVGGNTFLHGFTSVFGIFRQR
- a CDS encoding CP12 domain protein (IMG reference gene:2510095666~PFAM: CP12 domain), producing the protein MSDIKQKIEEELQEARAVCDIKGSDSPECAAAWDAVEELQAEASHQRQVKPKNSFEQYCDDNPEAAECRIYDD
- a CDS encoding Protein of unknown function (DUF3177) (IMG reference gene:2510095667~PFAM: Protein of unknown function (DUF3177)); translated protein: MFMPSLPWLPSFVWTDYRLAVLLMVLSPLALLIQAFVQKNNAIQHLLAIYWRVASLLLITVYLFVGAYPIGFISGWFARILIPLSLWFWVDLNEEITEQPTNQLKLMFTSWRWAVSVYSVLGAIAQTPWLQCAFLPSQQMVANQVCRLWLEPPWAFREVFNAGMKPYTLGLLAMLALGAYVLCLGYFVFFRLGKQGRSAIGP
- a CDS encoding hypothetical protein (IMG reference gene:2510095668); amino-acid sequence: MNQLFRLERYTLKRLEEVLLVTAEVNGEIDQVLIFKGFSSSLMHPTAFDPDIPVLPENAVIIQIDRLESPYTPDSPRYIQQKLTWETMEPLLTQVGV
- a CDS encoding phosphoglucosamine mutase (IMG reference gene:2510095669~PFAM: Phosphoglucomutase/phosphomannomutase, alpha/beta/alpha domain II; Phosphoglucomutase/phosphomannomutase, alpha/beta/alpha domain III; Phosphoglucomutase/phosphomannomutase, C-terminal domain; Phosphoglucomutase/phosphomannomutase, alpha/beta/alpha domain I~TIGRFAM: phosphoglucosamine mutase); translated protein: MVSSPVRTQELSNLESTSVVQAKFGDRIEARYSQSSSSQSGTFVGDALKSAPKWGALSLPDSRLFGTDGIRGRAGELLTAPLAMQVGFWAGKVLQSDSQRSGSIVIGQDSRNSSSMLAMALSAGLTASGLEVWDLGLCPTPSVAHLTNTTEAIGGVMISASHNPPEDNGIKFFGADGSKLALALQEQIEAALRGQWHLPDPFVMTAWGQHYYRPELLRDYQASLQESLVCPQTGEQPLAGLRVVLDLAWGAAVELAPLMFKSLGAEVICLNDRADGDRINVNCGSTHLGQLQAAVQAHQADLGFAFDGDADRVLAVDAWGRSVDGDYILYLWGNALRQQNKLPRNAIVATVMSNLGFERAWKRQGGIFIRAAVGDQYVHAEMLRNGAMLGGEQSGHVLCRHYGVSGDGLLTALHLAALTRQSGGSLADLIDGSFQTYPQLLRNVRVEDRTRRLNWQECEPLQAAIAMAEAAMGDQGRILVRASGTEPVIRVMVEAINHELVTHWTETLVATVQTHLA